The DNA window AGGTAAATACACATTGAGTGAATTATCACAATTCCGTCAATGGGGAAGCCCAACTCCGGGACACCCTGAAGTAGACGTAATGCGTGGAGTAGAAAACACATCAGGTCCACTCGGACAAGGACATTCATACGCTGTTGGTGCTGCAATCGCTGCCAAATTCCTGAAAGCTCGCTTCGGTGAAGTAATGGGACAAACCATTTACACATTTATCTCAGACGGAGGTATTCAGGAAGAGATTTCTCAGGGAGCAGGTCGTTTAGCCGGACACCTGGGACTCGATAACTTAGTTATGTTTTACGATTCCAATGATATTCAACTTTCAACAGGAACAAATGCTGTAACCTGTGAAGATACTGCAAAGAAATATGCAGCATGGAACTGGAACGTAATTTCTATCAATGGTAATGATCCTGAAGAAATCCGTAAGGCTCTTACTGCTGCAAAAGCAGAAAAAGAACGTCCTACCCTGATTATTGGTAAAACCATCATGGGTAAAGGTGCCGTTACAGCCGAACACGGAAGCTTCGAACGCCAATGCTCAACTCATGGTCAGCCATTGAGTGCAAGTGGTGCTTCTTACGATGAAACTATTAAAAACTTAGGAGGTGATCCTAAAGATCCTTTCAAAATATTCCCTGAAGTTGCAGAACTTTACGCTAAACGTGCTGCTGAACTAAAGCAAATCGTTGCAGCCAAATATGCTGCTAAAGCAGAATGGGCTAAAGCTAACCCAGAACTTGCTGCAAAATTAGAAGAATTCTTCTCAGGCAAAGCTCCAAAAGTAGACTGGGCTGGTATCAAGCAAAAAGCAAACGATGCTACTCGTGGTGCTTCTGCTACAGTTCTTGGTGCATTGGCTACTCAGGTAGAAAACATGATCTGTGCTTCTGCCGACTTGTCAAACTCTGATAAGACAGACGGATTCTTAAAGAAAACTCACGCCTTTACAAAAGACGATTTCAGCGGTGCTTTCTTACAGGCAGGTGTTGCTGAATTAACAATGGCATGTGTTTGCATCGGTATGGCACTTCACGGAGGTGTAATTCCAGCTTGCGGTACATTCTTTGTATTCTCTGATTACATGAAACCAGCAGTTCGTATGGCTGCCCTTATGGAACTTCCAGTTAAGTTTATCTGGACTCACGACGCATTCCGTGTGGGTGAAGACGGACCTACTCACGAACCGGTTGAACAGGAAGCTCAGATCCGTTTGATGGAAAAACTTAAAAACCACAACGGACACAACTCAATGTTGGTACTTCGTCCGGCTGATGCTGAAGAAACTACAGAAGCATGGAAACTTGCCATGGAAAATACTTCAACTCCAACAGGATTAATCTTCTCTCGTCAGAACATTACTAATCTTCCTGCAGGAACAAACTATGCTGACGCTGCAAAAGGTGCTTACATTGTTGCCGGAGCTGATGAAAATCCAGATGTAGTTCTTATCGCTTCTGGTTCTGAAGTTGCTACACTTGTTGCCGGAGCAGAATTGCTTCGCAAGGATGGTGTAAAACTTCGCATTGTTTCTGTTCCATCTGAAGGATTGTTCCGTAGCCAGAGCAAGGAATATCAGGAATCAATTATCCCAACCGCAGCTAAAGTATTTGGTCTTACAGCAGGTTTACCAGTAAACCTTGAAGGCCTTGCAGGTGCCAACGGTAAGGTATTTGGTCTGGAATCATTCGGATTCTCTGCACCTTACAAGGTTCTTGACGAAAAACTTGGTTTCACTGCTCAGAACGTGTACAATCAGGTTAAGGCAATGTTATAATCTAACATAAACTGAAAACAGATAAAAATGAAAACTATTGGTATTTGCTCCGATCACGCAGGTTTTGAATTGAAACAGTTCGTTAAGAGCTGGCTCGAAGCCAAGGGTTGGGCATACAAAGATTTTGGAACGTACACAACAGA is part of the uncultured Bacteroides sp. genome and encodes:
- a CDS encoding transketolase, with amino-acid sequence MNDSKLMNLAADNVRILAASMVEKANSGHPGGAMGGADFVNVLFSEFLEFDPENPRWEGRDRFFLDPGHMSPMLYSILALTGKYTLSELSQFRQWGSPTPGHPEVDVMRGVENTSGPLGQGHSYAVGAAIAAKFLKARFGEVMGQTIYTFISDGGIQEEISQGAGRLAGHLGLDNLVMFYDSNDIQLSTGTNAVTCEDTAKKYAAWNWNVISINGNDPEEIRKALTAAKAEKERPTLIIGKTIMGKGAVTAEHGSFERQCSTHGQPLSASGASYDETIKNLGGDPKDPFKIFPEVAELYAKRAAELKQIVAAKYAAKAEWAKANPELAAKLEEFFSGKAPKVDWAGIKQKANDATRGASATVLGALATQVENMICASADLSNSDKTDGFLKKTHAFTKDDFSGAFLQAGVAELTMACVCIGMALHGGVIPACGTFFVFSDYMKPAVRMAALMELPVKFIWTHDAFRVGEDGPTHEPVEQEAQIRLMEKLKNHNGHNSMLVLRPADAEETTEAWKLAMENTSTPTGLIFSRQNITNLPAGTNYADAAKGAYIVAGADENPDVVLIASGSEVATLVAGAELLRKDGVKLRIVSVPSEGLFRSQSKEYQESIIPTAAKVFGLTAGLPVNLEGLAGANGKVFGLESFGFSAPYKVLDEKLGFTAQNVYNQVKAML